The following proteins are encoded in a genomic region of Caldicoprobacter guelmensis:
- the yfmF gene encoding EF-P 5-aminopentanol modification-associated protein YfmF, whose translation MRIENMDMGKGITLWVLPTKKFKTVTISFCFHRDLNEDYTYNALIPAVLKRGCEGFETLKDIERHLESLYGALFDVGVQKKGERQVLRFSMEVVNDDYLAEQGILAQAFYFLNRVINRPVLENGGFKKSYVAQEKENLKNRIKSLVNDKIQYSLERCAQEMCKGEKYSRYVFGNINELENLDDARLYSVYCDVTQSSPLDVFVVGDIDPAKVRLLLERSLSMERKQVRTIPKTTYKKLQVVPKTVTEEMDVNQGKLAMGFRTNINATDKEYFPLLVYSSILGGGPHSKLFINVREKASLAYYAFARLEKFKGLMFIGAGIDFDKYEQTVNIIMEQLDAVAKGHITQQEFEGAINALVTSLKGSMDQPSQLIDYYLGNSVMDSDITVEELIERIKGVTVDQVVEVSDRIKLDTIYFLRNRKRGYVIHEKRN comes from the coding sequence ATGCGCATAGAAAACATGGATATGGGCAAGGGGATAACGCTGTGGGTTTTACCTACAAAGAAATTTAAAACCGTCACTATAAGCTTTTGTTTCCACAGAGACCTTAATGAGGATTACACCTACAACGCTTTGATCCCGGCGGTGCTAAAGCGTGGATGTGAAGGCTTTGAAACTCTAAAAGATATTGAGCGGCACTTGGAGAGCCTGTACGGGGCTTTATTTGATGTGGGTGTGCAGAAGAAGGGTGAAAGGCAGGTACTCAGGTTTTCCATGGAAGTGGTAAACGATGATTACTTGGCAGAGCAGGGGATACTGGCACAGGCTTTTTATTTCCTAAACCGGGTGATCAACCGCCCTGTATTGGAAAATGGTGGTTTTAAAAAGAGCTATGTGGCCCAGGAGAAGGAAAATCTGAAAAACAGGATCAAGTCGCTGGTCAATGACAAGATTCAATACAGCTTGGAGAGATGTGCCCAGGAGATGTGCAAGGGTGAAAAGTACAGCAGGTATGTTTTTGGCAATATAAACGAACTAGAAAATTTGGACGATGCCAGGCTGTATAGCGTGTACTGCGATGTTACGCAGTCCAGCCCGCTAGATGTATTTGTGGTGGGGGATATAGACCCTGCTAAAGTGAGGTTGCTGCTTGAGCGCAGCCTTTCAATGGAGAGAAAGCAGGTAAGAACTATACCTAAAACTACTTATAAAAAGCTACAGGTGGTGCCCAAAACTGTCACAGAGGAGATGGACGTAAATCAGGGTAAGTTAGCCATGGGGTTTAGGACCAATATAAACGCCACTGACAAGGAGTATTTTCCTCTATTGGTATACAGCAGCATTCTAGGTGGTGGACCTCACTCTAAATTGTTTATAAATGTAAGGGAAAAAGCAAGTTTGGCTTATTATGCTTTTGCACGGCTGGAGAAGTTTAAAGGCCTGATGTTCATTGGCGCCGGTATCGATTTTGACAAGTATGAGCAAACGGTGAACATAATAATGGAGCAGCTTGATGCCGTGGCAAAGGGGCACATCACCCAGCAGGAGTTTGAAGGGGCGATAAATGCGTTGGTCACCTCACTTAAGGGAAGCATGGATCAGCCATCTCAGCTCATAGACTATTACCTGGGCAATAGCGTTATGGATTCCGATATCACCGTGGAGGAGCTGATAGAGAGGATAAAAGGCGTTACAGTGGATCAAGTGGTGGAAGTTTCCGACAGGATCAAATTGGATACAATCTATTTTTTGAGAAATAGAAAGAGGGGATATGTCATCCATGAGAAGAGAAATTAA
- a CDS encoding phage holin family protein, translated as MNRNEGGRSWLGIIIRFVVAAVVLMVTALLTPGFSNIGFGTALLAAIVIAAMDYVIQKLFKIDASPFGRGIVGFLLSALIIYLTQFLVPGMRINVFGAIVAALIIGIIDAIIPTHVM; from the coding sequence ATGAACAGAAACGAAGGCGGCAGGAGCTGGTTAGGTATAATCATTCGCTTTGTAGTTGCTGCTGTGGTGCTGATGGTGACAGCGCTTTTGACCCCTGGTTTCTCCAATATAGGGTTTGGTACAGCGCTGTTGGCTGCAATTGTGATTGCCGCCATGGATTATGTTATACAAAAGCTATTTAAGATTGATGCCTCGCCCTTTGGACGAGGTATCGTGGGGTTTCTGCTCTCGGCACTGATCATTTACTTGACGCAGTTCCTGGTGCCGGGAATGCGGATCAACGTATTCGGCGCTATTGTGGCGGCTTTGATCATAGGGATTATCGATGCCATTATCCCTACACACGTTATGTGA
- a CDS encoding class I SAM-dependent rRNA methyltransferase, producing MAKAYIVKNKEQRTLCGHPWIFRSDIERIEGECQPGDVVEVYSYKGRFLGKGYYNPKSQIAIRLLTREQEDINADFFYRRVKSAWEYRKQFADLNSCRVVFAESDFLPALIVDKFSNYLVMQTLALGIDRYKYLLADILDDIIKPEGIYERNDAPVRELEGLDQRKGYIKGEFDTNVIMVENGIKFLVDVANGQKTGYFLDQKENRAAIRPFVKGAKVLDCFTHTGSFALHAAHYGAESVLGIDISEHAVEIAKKNAALNGYERMCQFEVGNTFDVLRKYHQEKNTFDVIILDPPAFTKSRETVENAIRGYKEINLRAMKIIRPGGYLITCSCSQHIDPELFMDILYTAAIDAKRDVRVVERRSQAKDHPVLLSSKETEYLKCVILQVC from the coding sequence ATGGCAAAAGCTTACATAGTGAAAAACAAGGAACAGCGGACGTTGTGCGGCCACCCCTGGATCTTTAGAAGTGATATAGAACGTATTGAAGGAGAGTGTCAGCCTGGCGATGTGGTGGAAGTATACTCATACAAAGGGAGGTTTCTGGGAAAAGGTTACTACAATCCCAAGTCTCAGATTGCTATAAGGCTACTTACGCGGGAGCAGGAAGATATCAATGCCGACTTCTTTTACAGGAGGGTTAAAAGTGCTTGGGAATATAGAAAGCAATTTGCTGATTTGAACAGCTGTAGAGTAGTCTTTGCGGAATCGGACTTTCTGCCCGCACTTATAGTGGACAAGTTTTCAAACTACCTTGTCATGCAAACCCTGGCGTTGGGTATTGACAGGTATAAGTACTTATTGGCAGACATCCTGGATGATATCATAAAGCCTGAGGGGATTTATGAGAGAAACGATGCTCCGGTGAGGGAGCTTGAAGGCCTGGACCAGAGGAAGGGGTATATTAAAGGGGAATTTGATACCAACGTCATAATGGTGGAAAACGGAATAAAGTTCCTGGTTGATGTGGCGAACGGCCAAAAAACGGGGTATTTCCTCGACCAAAAAGAAAACAGGGCGGCTATACGACCATTTGTAAAAGGAGCCAAGGTGCTGGATTGCTTTACCCATACAGGGTCGTTTGCTTTGCACGCGGCGCATTACGGTGCTGAAAGCGTTTTGGGTATCGATATTTCGGAACACGCAGTTGAGATAGCCAAAAAGAATGCTGCGTTAAATGGATATGAAAGAATGTGCCAATTTGAGGTGGGCAACACATTTGATGTTTTAAGGAAATATCATCAAGAGAAGAACACCTTTGATGTGATAATACTCGATCCCCCGGCATTTACAAAATCTCGTGAGACGGTGGAAAATGCCATCAGGGGATACAAAGAGATTAACCTAAGAGCCATGAAGATAATACGGCCGGGAGGGTATTTAATTACTTGTTCCTGTTCTCAACATATAGATCCGGAATTGTTTATGGACATTCTGTATACTGCTGCCATTGATGCCAAGAGGGATGTCAGAGTGGTTGAGAGGCGTTCACAGGCTAAGGACCACCCTGTGTTACTATCATCCAAGGAGACCGAGTATTTAAAATGCGTGATCCTGCAGGTGTGCTGA
- a CDS encoding helix-turn-helix domain-containing protein, producing the protein MCEQIKQIAMRIKELREISGISEEDMARQFNIPLELYKKYESGEADIPVSFLYQVANKFNVELTAILTGEEPRLHIYSLVRKGKGLEVERRKEYKYQSLAYNFAHKKAEPFLVTVEPKPDDQPIALNSHPGQEFNYVLEGTLKVVIHTHELILNEGDALFFDASFKHGMKALNGKTAKFLAIIL; encoded by the coding sequence ATGTGTGAACAAATCAAACAAATCGCTATGAGAATCAAAGAGCTGAGAGAAATCTCGGGCATTTCAGAAGAGGATATGGCCCGACAGTTCAATATCCCCCTTGAACTTTATAAAAAATATGAAAGCGGAGAAGCAGATATACCCGTAAGCTTTTTATACCAGGTGGCAAACAAATTCAACGTGGAGCTGACAGCAATTTTGACGGGCGAGGAACCACGCCTTCACATTTACTCGCTGGTAAGAAAAGGCAAGGGGCTGGAGGTAGAAAGGAGAAAAGAATACAAATACCAGAGTCTTGCCTACAACTTTGCCCACAAAAAGGCTGAGCCATTTTTGGTCACCGTTGAACCAAAACCCGACGACCAGCCAATAGCTCTCAATTCCCATCCCGGCCAGGAATTCAACTACGTTCTGGAAGGGACCCTCAAAGTGGTGATACATACCCATGAGCTGATACTCAATGAGGGCGATGCCCTGTTCTTCGACGCCAGTTTCAAGCATGGCATGAAGGCATTAAACGGCAAGACTGCCAAATTCTTGGCTATTATATTGTAA
- the yfmH gene encoding EF-P 5-aminopentanol modification-associated protein YfmH, which produces MRREIKNEVLNERLIHTKLKNGLNVYVLPKKGYQKQFAIYATNYGSNDNQFVVPGEKEPTRMPEGIAHFLEHKLFEQEEGSVFDIFSKLGASPNAFTSFNTTAYHFTSTGSFYECLDVLLNFVGTPYFTDQTVEKEKGIITQEIVMYQDDPSWRVFFNLLKGLYQNHPVKNDIAGTVESIQKITKDMLYKCYETFYHPSNMVLFVTGDVDTDRVVQQVERYFSDKDVSKQGEIKRIYPSEPYQVAAPVVKDKLPVPRPLFMLGFKDTQVGQEGQPLLDKMILNDIMLEMLVGQSSDLYVKMYEEGLIDLTFSAEYTGEKDYGHIIMGGESPNPEKVVDMVYKEIERLKQEPWDVECFSRVKKKKIGEYIRMFNSLETIGVQFVSLIFKNIGLFDYIERLMQINYEQLKSHFNKFFENYQSSVSIILPN; this is translated from the coding sequence ATGAGAAGAGAAATTAAAAACGAGGTATTGAACGAAAGGTTGATACATACGAAGTTAAAAAACGGTTTAAATGTATATGTGTTGCCCAAGAAGGGTTATCAAAAACAGTTTGCCATTTATGCCACCAATTACGGTTCCAATGATAATCAGTTTGTGGTACCGGGGGAAAAGGAGCCTACAAGAATGCCTGAGGGCATTGCACATTTTTTGGAACATAAGCTGTTTGAGCAGGAGGAAGGGAGCGTATTTGACATCTTTTCAAAGCTGGGGGCCAGTCCCAATGCTTTTACTAGTTTCAACACCACGGCTTATCACTTTACATCCACAGGGAGCTTTTATGAGTGTCTGGATGTGCTTCTCAATTTTGTGGGTACACCTTACTTTACAGACCAGACAGTGGAAAAGGAAAAAGGCATTATTACCCAGGAAATAGTCATGTATCAGGATGACCCAAGCTGGCGCGTGTTTTTCAATCTGCTAAAAGGGCTATACCAGAATCATCCTGTAAAAAACGATATTGCCGGAACGGTGGAATCCATCCAAAAAATAACCAAGGATATGCTGTACAAGTGTTATGAGACGTTTTATCATCCCTCCAATATGGTCTTATTTGTGACGGGGGATGTGGATACCGACAGGGTTGTACAGCAGGTTGAGCGCTATTTTAGTGATAAGGATGTGTCTAAGCAGGGAGAAATAAAGAGGATATACCCAAGTGAACCTTACCAGGTAGCCGCTCCGGTGGTGAAGGATAAGCTGCCAGTGCCTCGACCGCTGTTTATGCTGGGGTTTAAAGATACCCAGGTAGGACAGGAGGGGCAGCCATTGCTTGACAAGATGATACTAAATGACATCATGCTGGAGATGCTGGTGGGTCAAAGCTCGGACCTTTACGTCAAAATGTATGAAGAAGGTTTGATTGACTTGACCTTCAGCGCTGAATATACAGGAGAGAAGGATTACGGGCATATAATAATGGGCGGGGAATCGCCAAATCCAGAAAAAGTTGTAGACATGGTTTATAAGGAAATAGAAAGGCTGAAGCAGGAACCCTGGGATGTGGAGTGCTTCTCACGGGTCAAGAAAAAGAAGATAGGAGAGTATATAAGGATGTTCAACTCGCTGGAGACAATCGGCGTGCAGTTCGTGTCCTTAATTTTCAAAAATATAGGGTTGTTTGATTACATCGAGAGGCTTATGCAGATAAACTATGAACAGCTGAAGAGCCATTTCAATAAGTTTTTTGAAAATTACCAAAGTAGCGTATCCATTATACTGCCGAACTAG
- the spoIVA gene encoding stage IV sporulation protein A, producing the protein MEKFDVYRDIAERTDGDIYIGVVGPVRTGKSTLIKKIMELLVLPNMENGFKKERAKDEMPQSGTGRTIMTTQPKFVPNEAVEITIKGTANLKIRMVDCVGYLVKGAIGHMEGDGPRMVRTPWFDYDIPFEEAAELGTRKVITDHSTIGLVVTTDGSITDIPRVNYVEAEERVVRELKELSKPFIIILNSKNPSAQDTIMLRNALEEKYDVPVLVLDVLNLTVEDIHNILSTVLFEFPLTEIRVDVPKWVQSLDEDHWLVKYIIDYVRNVTQDVYRVRDIEKVGGKDEQLEHIEPPKVSNINLGNGKVAINIDAKPGMFYRILGEECGYQIEGDYQLIGLMKQLAIAKKEYDRIAEALRDVRETGYGMVPPSLEELKLEEPEIVKQGSRFGVRLKASAPSLHFIRVDIQTEVSPIVGTERQSEELVKYLLEEFENDPSKIWETNIFGKSLHELVKEGLANKLMRMPEDVQFKIQETLQRIINEGSGGLICIIL; encoded by the coding sequence ATGGAGAAATTTGATGTATATCGGGACATAGCCGAGCGAACCGATGGCGATATATACATAGGGGTAGTGGGACCTGTCCGAACGGGAAAGTCAACGCTTATTAAGAAAATTATGGAGCTGCTGGTTTTGCCTAATATGGAAAACGGTTTTAAGAAGGAGCGTGCAAAAGATGAGATGCCGCAGAGCGGCACGGGACGTACTATAATGACTACACAGCCCAAGTTTGTTCCCAATGAAGCGGTGGAGATCACCATAAAGGGGACGGCTAATCTCAAGATAAGGATGGTTGACTGTGTGGGGTATCTGGTCAAGGGAGCCATAGGGCATATGGAAGGCGATGGGCCGCGTATGGTTCGTACGCCATGGTTTGACTATGATATTCCTTTTGAAGAGGCGGCCGAGCTGGGGACCAGAAAGGTGATTACCGACCATTCTACTATAGGCCTTGTGGTCACCACTGACGGAAGCATTACCGACATACCCAGGGTAAATTATGTGGAAGCCGAAGAAAGGGTGGTCAGGGAGCTCAAAGAGCTGAGCAAGCCTTTTATAATAATCCTCAACTCGAAAAATCCATCGGCACAGGATACGATAATGCTGCGTAATGCCTTGGAGGAGAAGTATGATGTGCCCGTTCTGGTCCTTGATGTCTTAAATCTCACCGTGGAGGATATACACAATATATTGAGCACGGTATTGTTTGAGTTTCCGCTTACCGAGATACGTGTCGACGTTCCCAAATGGGTTCAGAGCCTTGATGAGGACCACTGGCTTGTCAAATACATAATCGACTATGTGAGAAACGTTACGCAGGATGTATACAGGGTGCGGGACATCGAGAAAGTTGGCGGCAAGGATGAACAGCTGGAGCATATAGAGCCGCCTAAGGTGAGCAATATAAACCTGGGGAATGGCAAAGTGGCTATTAACATAGATGCCAAGCCTGGTATGTTTTATAGGATACTGGGCGAGGAGTGCGGCTATCAGATTGAGGGCGATTATCAGCTGATAGGGTTGATGAAGCAGTTGGCCATAGCCAAGAAGGAATACGATCGGATTGCTGAGGCGCTGCGCGATGTGCGAGAGACGGGCTATGGGATGGTACCGCCTTCTCTTGAGGAGTTGAAGCTTGAGGAACCAGAGATTGTAAAGCAGGGTAGCCGGTTTGGCGTGCGGCTTAAAGCCAGTGCACCTTCCCTGCATTTCATACGGGTGGATATTCAGACCGAGGTATCTCCAATCGTGGGAACCGAAAGGCAGAGTGAGGAGTTGGTGAAGTACCTGCTGGAGGAGTTTGAAAACGATCCGTCCAAGATATGGGAGACCAATATATTTGGCAAATCGTTGCACGAACTGGTTAAGGAAGGGCTGGCCAACAAGCTCATGAGAATGCCCGAGGATGTCCAGTTTAAGATTCAAGAGACGCTGCAGAGGATCATAAACGAGGGAAGTGGAGGCCTGATATGCATAATATTATAA
- a CDS encoding MTH1187 family thiamine-binding protein, producing MPVLDISIVPVGTGQPSFSSYVAQACKIIEQQGLKYQITPTGTVIEGNLDQLMNVARQIHSIPFQMGAERVITNMTIDERYDRPMDMEKQVQSVRRNMNQ from the coding sequence ATGCCCGTATTGGACATCAGCATAGTACCGGTTGGCACCGGGCAGCCCAGTTTTAGCAGCTATGTAGCCCAAGCCTGCAAAATTATAGAACAGCAGGGGCTTAAATATCAGATTACGCCTACTGGAACAGTAATAGAAGGTAACCTTGATCAATTGATGAATGTAGCCCGGCAAATTCACAGCATCCCATTTCAAATGGGGGCCGAGCGGGTTATTACCAACATGACCATTGATGAGCGTTATGACCGTCCAATGGATATGGAAAAGCAGGTTCAGTCGGTCAGGCGAAATATGAACCAATAA
- a CDS encoding response regulator transcription factor, with translation MRLLLVEDDEAIAVGLEYSLSQEGFEVITCYNAASALERIAAEGFDFAIIDISLPDGNGFDVCKKLKEKGDTPVIFLTARDDEGSVVMGLDIGADDYITKPFRLRELHSRIRAVLRRASKSSQDHIISIGSLTINLAEGKVKKNGREVVLTALEYRILLTLITNRGRVLTRDQLLQSIWDVSGDFVNDNTLTVYIKRLREKIEDDPQNPTIIKTVRGIGYRI, from the coding sequence ATGAGGCTACTGCTGGTTGAGGACGATGAAGCCATTGCTGTGGGGCTAGAGTATTCCCTGTCACAGGAGGGCTTTGAAGTTATAACCTGCTATAATGCCGCATCGGCTCTGGAAAGGATAGCGGCCGAGGGCTTTGATTTTGCCATCATCGACATATCTCTTCCCGACGGCAATGGATTTGACGTGTGCAAAAAGCTTAAGGAAAAAGGGGATACGCCGGTGATATTCTTAACCGCACGGGATGATGAGGGCAGCGTGGTCATGGGGCTTGACATAGGGGCCGACGACTACATCACAAAGCCGTTCAGGCTGAGGGAGCTCCACTCCCGAATTCGAGCCGTACTCCGCAGGGCAAGCAAATCAAGCCAAGACCACATAATAAGCATCGGCAGCTTAACCATTAATCTAGCCGAGGGTAAGGTGAAGAAGAATGGCAGGGAAGTGGTTTTGACGGCCCTGGAATACCGCATTTTGCTCACGCTCATCACCAATAGGGGGCGGGTGCTGACCCGGGATCAGCTGCTCCAAAGCATCTGGGATGTGTCGGGTGACTTTGTCAATGACAACACCCTCACTGTTTATATTAAGCGCTTGAGGGAAAAGATTGAAGATGACCCTCAGAATCCTACTATCATAAAAACGGTGCGGGGTATAGGGTACCGGATATAG
- a CDS encoding AMP-binding protein → MLERFVSGKFTSYEDFVQNFKINVPDNFNFAYDVVDELAKLQPNKTAIVWCDDNGGEEFFSFEQIKHYTDKTANFFKALGIKKGDKVMLILRGRYEFWFCLLALHKLGAIAIPATHLLTAKDIVYRNNAADIKMIVALNEPLVLEHVDQAHLQSLSLKYKVVVGGQREGWISYYEGIESAPSHFERPTGNQATTNEDISLLYFTSGTTGYPKMVQHNFIYPLGHIVTAKYWQNVQDDGLHYTVADTGWAKAVWGKIYGQWICGSAVFVYDYIKFDPKRLLQMVEKYKVTTFCAPPTIYRFLIKEDLSQYNLESLRYCVVAGEPLNPEVYYQFLKATGIKLMEGYGQTELTVTIATFPWMEPKPGSMGKPAPGYDIDIVDENGRSCDIGEEGQIVIRTHSNKPVGMFDGYYREPERTKEVWHDDIYYTGDMAWRDEDGYFWFVGRADDVIKSSGYRIGPFEVESALMEHPAVLECAVTGAPDPIRGQVVKATIVLAKGYTPSQELIEELQEHVKKTTAPYKYPRIIEFVDELPKTISGKIRRVEIREKSYKK, encoded by the coding sequence TTGCTTGAAAGATTTGTTTCAGGAAAATTCACATCATACGAGGACTTCGTACAAAATTTTAAGATAAACGTCCCCGATAATTTCAACTTTGCCTATGACGTCGTCGATGAGCTAGCCAAACTACAGCCCAACAAAACAGCTATAGTATGGTGCGATGACAACGGAGGAGAAGAGTTTTTTTCCTTTGAACAGATAAAACACTACACCGATAAAACAGCCAATTTCTTCAAAGCGCTAGGGATAAAAAAGGGCGACAAAGTGATGTTGATACTTAGGGGGCGCTACGAGTTTTGGTTTTGCCTGCTTGCGCTTCATAAGCTGGGAGCAATAGCGATACCTGCCACTCATCTGCTCACCGCCAAAGACATCGTATACCGCAACAACGCCGCTGACATCAAGATGATCGTAGCCTTAAATGAACCTCTGGTGCTTGAGCACGTAGATCAGGCCCATCTTCAATCGCTCTCCCTCAAATACAAAGTGGTGGTTGGAGGCCAGAGGGAAGGCTGGATAAGCTATTATGAAGGAATAGAGAGCGCTCCATCTCACTTTGAGCGCCCCACTGGAAACCAGGCCACAACTAACGAAGATATCTCACTGCTATACTTCACCTCGGGTACCACTGGGTATCCCAAAATGGTGCAGCACAATTTCATATACCCTCTCGGCCACATAGTCACAGCCAAATACTGGCAGAATGTGCAAGACGATGGCCTTCACTATACAGTAGCTGATACCGGCTGGGCTAAGGCGGTATGGGGCAAGATATACGGGCAATGGATATGCGGCAGTGCGGTGTTCGTATACGACTACATCAAATTCGACCCCAAACGCCTTCTTCAGATGGTGGAAAAGTACAAGGTCACCACTTTCTGCGCTCCGCCTACCATATACCGTTTTCTCATCAAAGAGGACTTATCCCAATACAACTTGGAAAGCCTAAGGTACTGCGTGGTAGCAGGAGAACCGTTAAATCCCGAGGTATACTATCAATTCCTTAAGGCCACTGGCATCAAGCTGATGGAGGGCTATGGGCAGACCGAGCTTACCGTAACCATAGCCACCTTCCCTTGGATGGAACCAAAACCAGGTTCAATGGGAAAACCCGCACCTGGATATGACATAGATATAGTCGATGAAAACGGACGTTCATGTGACATCGGTGAAGAAGGTCAGATTGTCATCCGTACCCACAGCAACAAGCCGGTAGGGATGTTTGACGGATACTACAGAGAACCCGAGCGGACAAAAGAGGTGTGGCACGACGACATTTACTACACCGGCGATATGGCATGGCGCGATGAAGACGGCTATTTCTGGTTTGTTGGTCGCGCAGATGATGTCATAAAGAGCTCAGGATACAGGATAGGCCCCTTTGAAGTGGAAAGCGCTCTTATGGAACACCCTGCGGTTTTAGAGTGCGCAGTCACCGGTGCCCCTGACCCTATAAGGGGACAAGTGGTAAAGGCAACCATAGTGCTGGCAAAAGGATACACTCCATCTCAGGAGCTGATAGAGGAGCTTCAAGAGCACGTAAAGAAGACCACGGCACCTTATAAGTATCCCAGGATAATCGAGTTTGTAGACGAGCTTCCAAAGACCATAAGCGGCAAAATACGCAGGGTGGAGATAAGGGAAAAAAGCTACAAGAAATAA
- the lgt gene encoding prolipoprotein diacylglyceryl transferase, with translation MWPDPVAFEIFGRPVYWYGILIATGVLLGIYLAMGYARRLNYDPEIILDFALLAIPFAIVGARLYYVVFQWEIYKNNPVDIFKIWQGGLAIYGAVIGGIVAALIFSRWRKVNFWDLADLASPSLILGQAIGRWGNFFNQEAYGRLVTDPAWQWFPFAVYIGSRKEWHMATFFYESMWNLLVFIFLMYYRKRRKRPGDIFLLYLLLYSCGRIVIEGLRTDSLYWGPFRVSQLLAGLLIAFSVVMLVVRRKKVEPATKGGILSDGKGLVYMGEEEKHRAEEQNEQEKAEKEDILKDAEQKGSSNSDADCQ, from the coding sequence ATGTGGCCGGATCCGGTTGCATTTGAGATTTTTGGACGTCCTGTGTACTGGTACGGTATACTCATTGCGACGGGGGTACTTTTAGGGATTTACCTGGCCATGGGGTATGCCAGAAGGCTTAACTATGACCCCGAGATAATTTTGGATTTTGCCCTTCTGGCCATCCCGTTTGCCATTGTAGGCGCAAGGCTGTATTACGTGGTTTTCCAGTGGGAGATTTATAAAAATAATCCTGTGGATATATTTAAAATATGGCAAGGGGGCCTTGCCATATACGGTGCGGTGATAGGCGGCATAGTGGCGGCTTTAATATTTTCGCGGTGGCGCAAGGTCAATTTCTGGGACCTGGCTGATCTTGCATCACCCAGCCTCATACTTGGCCAGGCAATTGGCAGGTGGGGAAATTTCTTCAACCAGGAAGCCTATGGTAGATTGGTAACTGATCCAGCCTGGCAGTGGTTTCCGTTTGCTGTGTATATAGGATCGAGGAAAGAGTGGCACATGGCTACCTTCTTCTATGAGTCCATGTGGAACTTGTTGGTGTTTATATTTTTGATGTATTACAGAAAGCGGAGAAAAAGGCCAGGGGATATATTCCTGCTTTACCTGCTGCTCTATTCGTGCGGGCGCATTGTGATAGAAGGACTTCGCACCGACAGCCTGTACTGGGGACCATTCAGGGTATCGCAGCTGCTGGCAGGATTGCTGATAGCCTTTTCTGTTGTGATGCTTGTGGTTAGACGTAAAAAGGTAGAGCCTGCCACAAAAGGTGGTATTTTATCGGATGGAAAAGGGTTAGTATACATGGGCGAAGAAGAAAAGCATAGAGCGGAAGAGCAAAATGAGCAAGAAAAAGCAGAAAAAGAAGACATTTTAAAAGATGCGGAGCAAAAAGGTTCAAGCAACTCCGATGCTGATTGTCAATGA